The following are from one region of the Endozoicomonas sp. 4G genome:
- a CDS encoding DUF29 domain-containing protein, with protein MSDLYETDYHQWLSNQVALLRNHHFDQLDLENLLEDLELGIKQGLRELEHFLINLIHHLLKMDYQTTVLRDTVATERVLKGWMVTINTSRNGITWLLEKNHSLNRRIEDALGEAYPKGKKEAIEAMNIYVNKNQRLDNNSFPDECPWSYDQLINKDWYPLNGVEL; from the coding sequence ATGAGTGATTTATACGAAACTGATTATCACCAGTGGTTATCCAATCAGGTAGCTTTGCTGAGAAATCATCACTTTGACCAGTTAGATTTAGAAAACCTGTTGGAGGACTTGGAGTTGGGTATTAAGCAAGGTTTACGAGAGTTAGAGCATTTTCTAATCAATCTCATACATCACTTGCTTAAAATGGATTACCAAACAACAGTGTTAAGGGACACCGTAGCCACAGAAAGAGTACTTAAAGGTTGGATGGTAACTATCAACACTTCGAGAAATGGAATTACTTGGTTACTGGAAAAGAACCACAGTTTAAACCGACGTATCGAAGATGCTTTAGGAGAGGCTTATCCTAAAGGTAAAAAAGAAGCCATCGAAGCTATGAATATTTACGTTAATAAGAATCAAAGGCTTGATAATAATAGCTTTCCAGACGAATGCCCCTGGAGCTATGACCAGTTAATAAATAAAGACTGGTACCCACTGAACGGAGTTGAATTATAG
- a CDS encoding zinc finger, RING-type domain-containing protein, translated as MEQLLKSLFFFLPFMASVEAQIPDGLTAYRLPDQASPLTETLVTLGILALRQQNWQPLPYNPEKNTEPEPYNNPFLHISSDDSFIVTGPEPVPVHYSHEPKLSFPEYDLPDYRILLKKQQAEMERIHKIATEGMAMGRVKIKITEATTDRDSARRVYIASVLCLESTGKACWKVLSKIVSCANSESDSTRENTRAPSQEAAQSAPRKRKRNHSSEDESVATETDDLKPPLKKQKLQQTGSELERYDPQQLLNQYLKGFNAMPTPADNFCWLHAIHLSAGQNVSTLIRTLINMINYHLPGNEQAVATEHSAFLSSWITAQGEENVQLVSEQLSNNIWPDFTILLPLLSYLFKKTFVVINLQASGLTQDQVFTYATSNHVQVTIVSEASAINTPEEKIYLGLLAKDNHFVGIRPDTRDDNYSHHCPVCLNKFTQSSVIKSTSCFHYLCNECFEKLNTPHVSTCPVCWQQLSINLDINDWGCPVCRTQQKFIESRD; from the coding sequence TTGGAACAATTGCTGAAGTCTCTATTCTTTTTCCTGCCTTTCATGGCTTCAGTGGAAGCGCAAATTCCTGACGGGTTAACTGCATACCGCCTGCCAGACCAAGCCTCCCCCCTCACAGAAACTCTGGTGACACTGGGTATCCTGGCACTCAGGCAGCAAAACTGGCAGCCGCTTCCCTATAATCCGGAAAAAAATACCGAACCGGAGCCGTACAACAACCCGTTTCTTCATATTTCATCGGATGATTCTTTTATTGTCACTGGCCCAGAACCCGTGCCCGTACACTATAGCCATGAACCCAAGCTGTCATTTCCGGAATACGATCTGCCCGATTACCGGATTTTATTGAAAAAACAGCAAGCTGAAATGGAGCGAATACATAAAATCGCCACCGAAGGAATGGCCATGGGCAGGGTGAAGATCAAGATCACCGAAGCAACAACAGACAGAGACTCTGCCCGAAGGGTGTACATTGCAAGTGTCCTGTGCCTGGAATCAACCGGGAAAGCCTGTTGGAAGGTTCTGTCCAAAATAGTCAGCTGCGCAAATTCTGAATCAGACTCAACCCGTGAAAACACCCGCGCACCATCGCAAGAAGCTGCACAAAGCGCTCCAAGGAAACGCAAACGCAACCACTCCAGCGAGGACGAGTCTGTTGCCACAGAAACTGACGACCTTAAACCTCCTCTTAAAAAGCAAAAGCTCCAGCAAACTGGCTCTGAACTTGAAAGATATGACCCTCAACAGCTGTTAAACCAGTATCTTAAGGGATTCAATGCTATGCCAACACCCGCAGATAACTTTTGTTGGCTGCACGCTATCCATTTATCCGCAGGTCAAAACGTCTCGACACTGATCCGAACCCTCATTAATATGATTAACTATCATTTACCAGGTAATGAGCAGGCAGTGGCAACTGAACATTCAGCTTTTCTATCAAGCTGGATAACTGCACAGGGCGAAGAGAATGTCCAATTGGTCAGCGAACAACTCTCCAATAATATCTGGCCAGACTTCACTATTTTATTGCCGCTTCTAAGCTACCTGTTTAAAAAAACATTTGTCGTCATCAATCTGCAAGCCAGTGGATTGACTCAAGATCAGGTTTTTACCTACGCCACTTCTAATCATGTTCAAGTCACGATAGTCTCAGAAGCTTCGGCTATAAATACCCCGGAGGAAAAGATCTATCTGGGACTTCTAGCCAAGGATAATCACTTTGTTGGTATTCGGCCTGACACCCGGGATGACAACTATTCACATCACTGCCCTGTTTGCTTGAACAAGTTTACACAAAGCAGTGTTATCAAGAGTACCAGTTGCTTTCACTACTTGTGTAATGAGTGTTTTGAAAAATTGAACACCCCGCACGTGTCGACATGCCCCGTATGCTGGCAGCAACTAAGCATTAATCTGGACATCAACGACTGGGGTTGCCCCGTGTGCAGGACGCAACAGAAGTTTATTGAGTCTAGGGATTAA